One Sander vitreus isolate 19-12246 chromosome 23, sanVit1, whole genome shotgun sequence DNA window includes the following coding sequences:
- the hcfc2 gene encoding LOW QUALITY PROTEIN: host cell factor 2 (The sequence of the model RefSeq protein was modified relative to this genomic sequence to represent the inferred CDS: deleted 1 base in 1 codon), with translation MTTGAKEPQWRKVHSATGVIPRSRHGHRAVAIRELIVVFGGGNEGIAEDLHVYNTVSRQWFLPAVRGDIPPGCASHGFVCEGTRILVFGGMVEFGKYTNSLYELQASRWLWKKLKPRAPRNGIPPCPRIGHSFTLVGNKCYLFGGLANDSEDPNGNVPRYMCDFYELELQSSSGARGWSIPETKGGGPSARESHTSVAYTGLGSPKIYIFGGMQGCRLDDLWQLDLDTMVWSMPETRGFTPLSRSLHSASVIGNKMYVFGGWIPVPESDEHNALGTEWICSDSLTVLNLDTMSWQNLGPEQQGNIESQLQIHGPQSEDPYACRPRARAGHCAATVGSRLYIWSGRDGFRKSWNYQVCCKDLWYLETDRPAAPEAVLLIKSTVSMLHVAWRPLAAADCYILQIQPAPPPAKPVGPTVTGGLDGKATDTAGVQSLQPPTGGATNKEAKASAQDASAQQETTAKLFSGSAETKAQGGRSAGRETRRTLTQNAAVLDRRQQQQRSAAQLSASQKNNLFQLTRKTDFYTPTHQQNPDEAVWFDVGVFKALFSEVSHYFLPADGEQATAAISSRPSHTKEPFLQRNLDYQSREKQELAPGQTYRFRVAGINYFGQGDFSPVSEFKTCQPGFPGAPSAVKITKANDSVNITWEAPPSPSGRILEYSMYMAVKKSRSASSERPGQMSFIRIYRGTKTSCSVSSTHLDNAQIDCSASNRPAVVFRIAAKNEQGYGPATQIRWIQDPSKLRTSASKADSNAEADQDAADSSS, from the exons ATGACTACTGGTGCCAAGGAGCCGCAATGGAGAAAGGTTCATTCCGCCACGGGAGTGATACCGCGGTCCAGACACGGACACCGAGCAGTTGCCATACGGGAGCTAATTGTTGTGTTCGGTGGTGGAAATGAAGGGATAGCGGAGGACCTTCATGTTTACAACactg TCTCAAGGCAGTGGTTTCTGCCTGCGGTGAGGGGTGACATCCCGCCCGGCTGTGCTTCCCATGGTTTCGTCTGCGAAGGCACTCGAATACTGGTCTTTGGTGGCATGGTTGAGTTCGGGAAATACACCAACAGCCTCTATGAACTTCAG GCTAGTCGCTGGCTGTGGAAGAAGCTGAAGCCCAGAGCACCCAGGAATGGCATACCTCCATGCCCTCGGATTGGACACAGCTTCACTCTTGTGGGTAACAAGTGCTACCTGTTTGGAGGCCTGGCCAATGATAGTGAAGACCCCAACGGCAACGTACCAAG ATACATGTGTGACTTCTATGAGCTGGAGCTGCAGTCGTCATCAGGGGCAAGAGGCTGGAGCATCCCAGAGACGAAGGGTGGTGGTCCCTCAGCACGGGAGTCCCACACCTCGGTTGCCTACACTGGCCTCGGCTCCCCGAAGATCTACATCTTTGGAGGGATGCAAGGATGCCGGCTAGACGACCTCTGGCAGCTTGACCTTG ACACAATGGTTTGGTCAATGCCTGAAACCAGGGGTTTCACCCCACTTTCCAGAAGCCTTCACTCTGCCAGTGTCATTGGAAACAA GATGTATGTTTTTGGTGGCTGGATTCCTGTACCAGAGTCAGATGAACACAATGCTTTAGGAACTGAATGGATCTGCAGTGACTCCCTAACTGTACTCAACTTAG ACACTATGAGCTGGCAGAACCTGGGGCCAGAGCAGCAGGGCAATATCGAGTCCCAGCTGCAGATCCATGGACCCCAGAGTGAGGATCCGTACGCCTGTAGGCCCAGAGCCAGGGCCGGCCACTGTGCTGCCACTGTCGGGTCCAGGCTTTACATTTGGAGCGGCCGTGACGGGTTCCGTAAGAGCTGGAACTACCAGGTCTGCTGCAAGGACCTCTGGTACCTGGAGACAG ATCGACCAGCCGCCCCAGAGGCAGTGTTACTCATCAAATCCACAGTCAGCATGCTTCATGTGGCGTGGCGCCCCCTGGCAGCAGCAGACTGCTACATCCTTCAGATCCAGCCTGCACCTCCACCAGCCAAACCAGTCGGTCCAACTGTAACGGGTGGACTGGACGGGAAGGCTACAGACACTGCAG GTGTCCAGTCTCTTCAACCTCCAACTGGAGGAGCCACTAATAAAGAAGCGAAAGCATCAGCTCAG GATGCTTCAGCACAGCAGGAAACTACAGCGAAACTGTTCAGTGGCTCAGCAGAGACCAAAGCACAAGGAGGGAGGAGTGCTGGGAGGGAGA CGAGAAGGACTCTGACGCAAAACGCTGCA GTGCTGGACaggagacagcagcagcagaggtcGGCAGCTCAGCTCAGCGCCAGCCAG AAGAACAACCTGTTTCAGCTGACAAGAAAAACCGATTTCTACACCCCTACACATCAG CAGAATCCAGATGAAGCCGTGTGGTTTGACGTTGGTGTGTTCAAAGCGCTCTTCTCTGAGGTCAGCCACTACTTTCTACCTGCTGACGGTGAACAGGCGACTGCAGCCATCAGcagccggccgtcacacactaAAGAG CCCTTCCTCCAGAGGAATCTTGACTACCAAAGCAGAGAGAAGCAGGAGCTGGCTCCAGGTCAGACCTACAGGTTCAGAGTTGCAGGCATCAACTACTTTGGCCAGGGAGACTTCAGCCCAGTCAGCGAGTTCAAGACATGCCAACCTGGTTTCCCTGGAGCGCCATCTGCTGTCAAAATTACCAAG GCCAACGATTCAGTCAACATTACGTGGGAGGCTCCCCCCTCTCCATCGGGCCGGATCCTTGAGTATTCCATGTACATGGCGGTGAAAAAGAGTCGCTCCGCCAGCTCGGAGCGTCCAGGTCAGATGTCCTTCATCAGGATCTACCGCGGCACCAAGACGTCCTGCTCGGTCAGCTCCACCCACCTGGACAACGCCCAGATCGACTGCTCGGCCTCCAACCGACCAGCTGTTGTCTTCCGCATCGCTGCTAAGAATGAGCAGGGCTACGGTCCAGCCACGCAGATCCGCTGGATTCAAG ATCCTAGTAAATTGCGAACGTCTGCATCCAAAGCCGACAGCAATGCTGAGGCTGACCAGGATGCTGCTGACAG CTCCAGCTGA
- the elk3 gene encoding ETS domain-containing protein Elk-3 codes for MESSITLWQFLLQLLLDKSHKHLICWTSNDGEFKLLKSEEVAKLWGLRKNKTNMNYDKLSRALRYYYDKNIIKKVIGQKFVYKFVSSPEILMMDPAVVESGRNSEESGGATSEPEAEDEDGGGRNQYLHSGLYSSFTASALQHSLEPHRPIKTEPRSDHHGDSSSVIRFVTNHGHSSLPSTPPPSSADTSDSSKSSPRQARSSSCSSSPPQSPAHTRWRGRSQSTETNALEQSAQPLNLSSGQRERERSQGTAMPERRRLANSVPLKSRKPKGLEISASSLLLTGSDLVSRALNSPALPSGSLTAAFLTTQTPSGLLLTPSPLLSNIHFWSNLSPVGPLSPAQLQSHAPLFQFPSLLNGVIPVPFPSMDAPSPLLLSPSSHKS; via the exons ATGGAGAGTTCCATCACACTCTGGCAgttcctgctgcagctgctaCTCGACAAAAGCCACAAACATCTCATCTGCTGGACGTCCAACGACGGCGAGTTCAAGCTACTCAAGTCAGAAGAAGTGGCCAAGCTGTGGGGGCTGCGCAAGAACAAGACCAACATGAACTATGACAAGCTGAGCAGAGCTCTGCGCTACTACTACGACAAA AACATCATTAAGAAGGTGATCGGCCAGAAGTTCGTCTACAAGTTTGTGTCGTCCCCTGAGATTCTGATGATGGACCCTGCGGTGGTGGAGTCAGGCCGCAACAGTGAGGAAAGTGGGGGTGCGACGTCAGAGCCTGAGGCTGAAGACGAGGATGGGGGTGGGAGAAACCAATACCTTCACTCCGGCCTGTACTCCTCCTTCACCGCCAGCGCCCTGCAGCACTCCTTAGAACCGCATCGGCCGATCAAGACGGAGCCCAGATCCGATCACCACGGCGACAGCTCCTCTGTCATCCGATTCGTAACCAACCACGGCCACTCCTCGCTACCCTCCACCCCACCCCCATCCTCGGCCGACACCTCCGATTCCTCCAAATCGTCTCCTCGGCAGGCCCGctcttcctcctgctcctcctccccgcCACAAAGCCCTGCCCACACACGGtggagggggcggagccagagcACAGAGACTAATGCGTTAGAGCAGAGCGCTCAGCCTCTGAACCTGTCATCggggcagagggagagagaaaggtcACAGGGCACGGCAATGCCAGAGAGGAGGAGATTGGCCAATAGCGTGCctttaaaaagcagaaaacCCAAAGGCTTGGAAATCTCcgcttcctctctcctcctgacAGGAAGTGACCTCGTCTCCAGAGCTCTCAACAGCCCGGCGCTGCCTTCAGGCTCCCTGACCGCTGCCTTCCTCACCACACAG ACTCCGTCTGGTCTGCTGCTCACTCCCAGTCCTCTACTCTCCAATATCCATTTCTGGTCCAACCTGAGTCCAGTGGGACCCCTTAGCCCTGCACAACTGCAGAGCCATGCCCCCCTCtttcag